CTTCTTTTTCCTGTTCTCGGCCGTGCTCTTTGCGCTGGCGCTGTTCCGCTACGGCGCTCTGCGGCTGGTGCCGATTGCCCACCATCTGGTCATTCACAACATCCGCGCGGGCATCGTGGTGCTGGACCTCAGTGGCTGGGTGGTGGACCTGAACCCCTTTGCGCGCGAGCTGTTCGGCCTGCGGCCCGGAGAAGGGGTGGGGGCGTCCTCGCAGGACGTGCTGCCCAGCCTCGCCGCGCCCGATGCGCCGCAGACCCCAGAAGAGGAAATCACGCTGCTGCGCGGCCACGAACCCAGCTACTTCACGGTGCAGCGCTCGCCCATTCGCGGGGCGTCGGGGCAGGTGAGCGGGCAGGCGGTGGTGCTATTTGACATCACCGCGCGGCGCGAGGCCGAGCAGCAACTGCAGCACCTCGCCCAGACCGACGCCCTGACCGGCGTGCCCAACCGCCGCCACTTCACGGCCCAGGCCGAGCAGCTGCTGGCCCAGGCCGCCCGCGACGGCCAGCCCTTTGCCGTGCTGATGCTGGACATTGACCGCTTCAAGAGCATCAACGACACCTACGGCCACCCGGCGGGCGACGAGGTGCTGCGGGCGGTGGCGCGCACCTGTCAGGGCCGGCTGCGCCGCAGCGACCTCTTTGCCCGCTGCGGCGGCGAGGAATTTGCTGCGCTGCTGCCCGCCACCTCGGCTGCCGAGGCCGAGCAGGTGGCCGAGGCGCTGCGCGAGGCCGTGGAGGCCCTGAGTGTGCAGGACGCTGGGCGCCCCATTCCGGTAACCCTCAGCGTGGGGCTGGCCCCCGGCGACCCGGCGCTGGGCCTGGGGCTGGACGCCTGGCTGGCGCAGGCCGACGACGCCCTGTATGCCGCCAAGGTGGGGGGCCGCAACCGCGTGACCCTGGCTCCGCCCGCGCTGGTGCCCGCCGCTGGGTAAGCCCCCGGCCGGGCGGGCAGCCACAGCGCGGCGCGCGGTAGAATGGCCGGATGCCCGCGTCTCCCCCCGCTGCCCACCTGTGGACCCTCCCGGGTGGCCTGCGCCTCGCCTTCGAGCGCCGCCGCAGCCCCGGTTTTGCCTTTGATCTGCGCCTGCCCGTGGGCAGCGCCCACGACCCGGTGGGCCTGGAGGGCGCAGGCGGCGTGCTGGAAGAGTGGCTGTTCAAGGGCGCCGGGGGCCGGGGGGCGCGCGCCCTGCAAGACGCTTTTGACGACCTGGGCGTGCGCCGGGGCGGCGGCGTGGGCCCCGAGGCCACCCGCCTGAGCGTGAGTGGCCTGCAGGCCGACCTGCGCGCGGCCCTGGCCCTGTGCGCCGACGTGCTGACGCAGCCCGAACTGCCGGACGCCGAGCTGCCGGTGCTGACCGATCTGGCCCGGCAGGACCTGGAAGGCTTGGACGACAGCCCCGCCGACCGGCTGGCGGCGAGCGCCCGGCAGGCTGCCTTTCCGCGCCCGCCCGGTTCGCCCTTTGCGGGCTACGCCCACCCGGTCAGCGGCACGCTGGCGGGGCTCGCCGCGCTGACCCCCGGGGCCCTGCGCGCCCACCTGGCGCGCTACGGGCAGGCAGGCGCCGTGCTGGGTGTGGTGGCCGACCTGCCGCCCGAAGCGGTGCTGGACCTGGCCCAGACCGTGCTGGGCCCCCTGCGCCCCGGTCAGCACGACACGGTGCCGGCCACCTTCGTGCGCGGTGAACGCGCTCACGTGCCCGACGAGACGGCCGAGCAGACCCATCTGAGCCTGCTGGCCCCCGGCGTTTCCCCGCAGAGCCCCGACTGGCTGCCCTGGCAGGTGGCCCTGAACGCCCTATCCGGCGGCAGCGCCAGTCGCCTGTTTCACGCGGTGCGCGAGGAGCGCGGGCTGGCCTACGCGGTCAGTGCCGGCCCCGTGATTCTGGGCGGCCAGGGCTTTCTGAGCGTCTATACGGGCAGCACCCCCGCCCGCGCCGCCGAGACCCTGGCGGTGGTGCAAGGCGAACTGGCCCGCCTGCCCCGGGGCCTGGAACAGGCCGAATTCGAGCGCGCCCGCGCCGGGCTGGCCGCCAACCTCGTGTTCGGCGCCGAGAGCCTGCGGGGCCGCGCCCACGCCCTGACGCGCGACGTGGCGCTGTTCGGTGCCGTGCGCCCGGTGGCGGCCCTGCGCGCGGCGGTGCAGGCCCTCACCCTCGACCGCGTGAATGCCTTCCTGGCGGGCTATCACCCGGTGCAGGCCGCCGCCGTGGTGACCCTGGGCCCGGCCGCCCCTCTTCCCCTGGAACCCACCCATGCCTGAACCCCTGCCTTTCGTGTCCCACACCCTGCCGGGCGGCCTGCGTCTGCTGCTGGCCCCCGACCCCGAAGCCCAGACGGTGGCCGCCGGCTACTTCGTGCAGACTGGCAGCCGCGAGGAGGCCGCCGCCGAACTGGGCGCCAGCCACTTTCTGGAACACCTGCTGTTCAAGGGCAGCGAGGCCCTCAGTGCCGCCGAACTGAACGCCCGCCTGGACGAACTGGGTGGGCAGGTGAATGCCTTTACCAGCGAGGAAGCCACCGTCTATCACGCCGCCACCCTGCCCGAGCAGACGGGCGCCCTGCTGTCCACCCTGACCGAGCTGATGCGCCCCGCCCTGCGGGGGGCCGACGTGGAGACCGAGCGCGGCGTGATTCTGGAAGAAATCGCCATGTACGCCGACCAGCCCGCCGCCCGACTGGCCGACGAACTGCGCGCCGACTACTGGGGCCCCCACCCCCTGGGCGCCCCGATTCTGGGCACGCCCGAGACGGTGGGCGCCCTGAACGCCGCTGCCCTGGCCCGCCACCACCGCGAGCGCTACGGCGCTGGGCGCGTGGCCCTGGTGATGACCGGGCAGTTTGACCCGGGGGCGGTCCTGGCCTGGGCCCAGCAGCACCTGCAGCGCTGGCCCACCGGGCTGCCGGCCCCCGCCTTGACGCCCGCCGTGCCCGCCCACCCCGGGGGGGTGCGGGTGCTGCACGACCCGGACCTCAGCCGCGTGCATGTGGCAAGTGCCTGCCCCGGCCTGGGCGCCGCCGATCCACTGCGCGAGGCCGCGCAGGTGCTGGCCGACCTGATCGGCGGCGAGAACGGCGCCCTGTACTGGGCCCTGATTGACACTGGCCTGTGCGACAGCGCCGACCTGGGCCACCTGGAGTACCAGGACGCGGGCACCTTTGAAGGCGGCTTCAGCTGCGACCCCGAGCGCGCGCCCGAAGCCCTGGCGATTTACCGCCGGGTGCTGCGTGAGGCGGCGGCCCTGATCACCCCGCAGGCGGTGCGCCGCGCGGCGCGCAAGCTAGCGGTGGGCACCCTGCTGCGCGCCGAAACGCCGCAGGGCCGCCTCTTTACCCTGGGCATGGAGCACCTGGCCACGGGCCGCACGCCAGACACCGCCGAACTGGTGGCGCGCTATGAGGCGGTGACCCTGGAAGCCGTGCGGGACGTCCTGCGCCAATGCCCGTTGGACCGCCTGACCGTGGTGGCCCTGGGGCCGGTGGAGCAGCTCTAGACGTTACCCACGGGCTGGGCTGTCTTCGCCTGCCAGGGGTAACCAGGGAAAGTGCCAGCGCAGGTACGCCTGCACAATGGCCTCGCGGGTCGGGGCGGTGTGCACGACCTCTATTTCGCTGTAGCCCCCCTGTCTCAGCAGGCTGAACTCGCCGTCCATCTCCACCATGAGGGGCAGCGGCCCGCCCGCGAGGGTCCGGTGGATATGTCGCTCGCTCCAGCCCGTCGCGCAGGCATAGGCTGCCACCTGCTCGGCCGTGACGGGAAAGGCCCGGCGGTAGTCCTCATCGGTCAGCTCCGCCCAGGCCTGGACTGGCAGGCCGTACAGTTGGGCCGCCGTGTGGGCGAGCGCTGTGCCACCCAGCAGCACTTCGCAGGCTTCGACCTCGCCCACCTGCCGGTGCAGCTCAAGCGGCGAGGCGGGGCGAAGGGCTGGCAGGCGGCACTGGGCGCGCCCGGCCCGAACCGTTGCGGGGCCTGCGGGGACCTGCCGGGGCAGACGGGTTGTTAGGTCATGCCACTGGGCTTGGTCCTGCTGCGAACGTTTGACGGCGCAGAGAGGGAGCGGAATGGTGTGGCCCGGCACCTGAAGCCAGAGGGCCATGTCTTTGGGCCCAAGCAGCGAAGGGGGCGCAACCTCCAGCCGCAGGTGCAGGTCTCCGCCCAGCTGCGGCTGTTCGGTTATCAGCCGCAGCCGTCGGCGGGGTCGAGGCGCCTGGGCCGGTGAAGGCTCAGGCGGGGCCACTGGCCGGGGCGGCGCCGGCACCCTGTGCACTGCCTGCCGAGCCCCCCACCCTATCGCCAGGAGCCCTGCGCCAAGGACACTCCAGGCCAGTGGCGCCCCCGGCTGGGTCAGCACGCCCGCGCCCCCCAGTGTTCCCAACACGATGCCGCCCCTCAGCACCGGGTTCAGCGCGGCCCAGGTGCCAGGAGGCTGCATTCCGTTCCGTTGTCCCTGAGCCCGCCGGGCCTCTCTACGTTCAGTGCGTAGGCTCATAGGGCCGGCTGGCCGCCACCGGCCCCGGCCGGGGCCCAAAGGTCAGCTCGGCATGGCCCGGCACGGCCTTGGCGGCGAATTCGTGCAGGCCCAGGCGGTCGGGCGCTTCCAGGTGGTAGCGGAAGTTCCACAGGTAATGCTGCACCACGCGCTCCGGCAGCCCCAGGCGCGGGGCGTGGCGGCGTGCCACGGCGGCGAGGTGCCCCAGGCCCTCCCGGCGGGCCTCGCGCATGGCCTGAATCAGCGCCGGGGGTGGGGGGTTGTCTTTGCGGTAGGCCCACACGGCAAAGGTGAAGGGGTGCCCGGTCAGGTCAAACCACGCGCAGGCCAGGTCCGTCACCGTGATGCCCCGGCCGGTGTCGGGCAGGCTGGTCATGGTGGTCTGCGGGGTCAGCGGCCCGGCCACGCCGTACCACTCGCGCAGGGCGCTGTCGCCAATGCGCAGCACGCCGTCGTAGCCCCCCTTCAGCAGCGTCTCGGCGTCGCCCTCGGCGCGCTCCAGCACCGGGCTCAGGCCCCACTCGCGCAGCAGCACCTCCAGCAGCGCCACGCTCATGGCCGACTGCGCGGTCAGGGCAATGCGGCGCACATGGCGCAGGGGCCGCGTGTGAAACAGGTTCACCGAATACACCGGCCCCAGCACCGCCACGCTGAAATCCGGCAGGGCTTCCAGAATGTCGGCGTTGCGAATGAACTCGACCGCGCTGATGTTGGCGATGTCCACCCGCCCCGAAAGCAGCGCCGCGTTCATCTCGGTGGGCACGCCCGTGATGGCCGTGACCCCAGATGGCAACGCCAGGGTGTCGAGAATAGGGGCCACGTTGGTGTAGTGAATCCAGCCGGCGCGGTAGGTCATGGGGCGCTCCGCACCCGTCTAAGGGTCAAAGGGTCAAGGGGTCGAAGAATTTCAGCGCCCCATCGCCTTAGACGCTTAGACCTCTTGACCCTTAGACCGCGAGCAAAGCGAGCCCTCACGGCACCACCTGCACACTCACGGCCTGCCACCCTCCATCCCGCCGGGCGTATACGCGGAGGAAGCTTTGCACGCGCTCGCCGCCGGCGTACAGGGTGCCCCGGGTAATGGCCGCGTCGCCGTATACGCGGCTGGCGTGGCGCTCGAAAATCAGGCCCGGGGGCGGGGTGCGGTTCATGTTGGCCAGCAGGTCGGCCTTGAAGACGGCGGTGCCATCGGGGAAAAAGGCCAGCCAGTCCTCGGCCAGCACGGCGGCCATGCGCGCCGGGTCGCCGTGGTGGTAGGCCGCGTTCCAGGCGTCGTCCAGGGCCAGCACAGCGTCCAGATCGGTGCCCACGGCTCAGTCGGCCGCTTCCGCGCTGCGGGGGAAGGTTTCGAGTTCGTGGTAGTAAGCGTCGCGCAGCACCGGCACGCGCCCGGCGTGCTGAATCATGCGGATCATGCCCGCCTGCGACAGCGCCATGGGGCTGGTGGCCCCGGCGGCGTGCGCGATGTGCTCTTCCTGAATGGTGCCGTCGATGTCCGACACCCCCCAGTCCAGGCTCACCTGGGTCAGCTCCGAGCCGATCATCACCCAGTAGCCCTTGATGTGCGGAAAGTTATCCAGGTAGATCCTGGCCACGGCGAGGTTGCGCAGGTCGTCCAGGCCGGTGGTGAAGTCGGTCTTGCCCAGGTTCTGTGCCAGGGTGTTGCCCATCGGCTGAAAAGCCAGCGGAATAAAGGCGTGAAAGCCGCCGCCGTGGCGCGCCACCGAGTCGTCCTGCAGTTCACGTAAGCGGTGCATGTGGTCCAGGCGCTCTTCCAGCGTTTCGATGTGCCCGTAGAGCATGGTGGCGTTCGTGCGCATGCCCAGCGAGTGGGCCTCGGCGTGAATCTGCAGCCACTTCTCGGCCTTGACCTTGTTTTTGGCGACCTGTTTACGGACCCGGTCGGCAAAGATCTCGGCGCCGCCGCCGGGCATGGCCGCCAGCCCGGCCGCCTGCAGGTCGCGCAGCACCTCCAGGGTGGGCTTCTTGCTGATCTTGCTGAGGTGCTCAATCTCGGCAGCCGTGAACGCCTTGACCTGCAGGTCCGGGTAGGCCTCACGTAGCCGCTGCACCATCTCCGGGTAAAAGGCCCAGGGGTGGTTGGGGTGATGGCCGCTGCTCATGTGCAACTCGGTGATGCCGGGCAGGTAGCGCCGCCCCACCTCGGCCACCACTTCTTCGGGGCTGTAGTCCCAGGCGCGCGCTTCGCCCTTGCGGGCGGCAAAGGCGCAGAAGGTGCAGCCCACGTAGCAGATGTTGGTGAATTCCAGGCGCATGGAGTGCACGAAGTACACCTTGTCGCCGTGCAGCGCCCGCTTGCGCCAGTCGGCCAGGCGCATCAGGGTGTTCAGGTCGCGTGTTCTGAACAGCTGCATGCCTTCGTCGAAGTTCAGTCGGGCCCCGGCCTCGACCTTCTCGGCAATGGGGGCCAGCGCCGGATCGGAGAGCCACTTCATGAGGGCAGGATACGCGCAGGCGGGGGCTGAAAATGTCCCCCTGCCCCCGGTGAACGCCCCCCGGGGGCAGGGGCGCGGCCTGCTCAGCGCATGCCACAATGGGCGCCAAGGTGACCACCCACACCGCCGACGCCCAGCGGCAGATTGCCCGGTACCGTTCCCTGGTGCAGGTCACGGCGGCCCTGGCCCGGCACGCGCGCACCCCGGACCTGCTGCGCACCATGCACGTGGAGGTGCAGCGCCTGTTTGCCATGCCCGTGACCCTGCTGGCGCGGCGCACGCCGGAGGGCGGCTGGCACTGCCTGACCCTGGAAAGCCACAACATGGCCGAGCAGGTACTGGCCCCGCGCCGCGACGGCCTGCTGGAACGCGTGCTGGGCGGCACACTGCGCCTGGAAAACGACCTGCCCGCCTACCTGCAGCGCGAGGGGCTGGGGGTGGTGCGGGTCCATTTCCGCCACGACCTGCCGCACACCATGTCCTGGATGGGCGTGCCGCTGCAGGTGGGCGGCGAGGACGTGGGCGTGCTGTCGGTGCAGAGCTACGACCTGCACGCTTTTGTTCCCGAGGACCTGGAATTTCTGGAACTGCTGGGCGTGCACCTCAGCGTGGCGCTGGAAAACGCGGCCCTGCACGAACGCATCGAGCGCGAGGCCCGCACCGACCCCCTGACCGGGCTGGCCAACCGGCGCCACTTCACCGAGCAGGCCCAGGCCACGCTGCGCCGCTGTGCGCACGGGCAGCCCTGCACCCTGGCGGTGGTGGATGTGCAGGAGTTCAAGGTCATCAACGACACCTACGGGCATCTGGCCGGCGATCAGGTGCTGGTGGGGCTGGCGGGCTTGCTGCGTGACCTGGGGCCCGGCAGCCACGCCTTCCGGCTGGGCGGCGACGAATTTGCGGCGCTGCTGCCCCTGCCGCTGCCCCGCGCCGAGGCCCAGCTGGACGACCTGCTGGGGCAGGTGGCGGCAGCCGCGTGGCCGGTGCCCCAGCCACCGCGCCTGAATGTGGGCCTAGCCGCCGCATGGCCCGGCGCCACCCTCAGCGAGTGGCTGCGCGAGGCCGACGCACGGATGTACCGCGCCAAGCGGCGGCGCACCCCCCGCCTGCTGGACCCGGAAGAGCGTGAGGGCTGACCCCTGCCCGCCGTGGCCCCGCCTACATCCCTAAATCCACCCCGGCCCACGCCCAGGCCCGGTGGCGCTGCGCTACGCTGAGAACATGACCCAGAGGAGTGATCCGGCACAGACAGAACCGCCCGCCGAACGCTGGATCGTGGACGGCCTGGAAACCACGCCGCGCGGCCCGGTGGCCCGGCTGGAGCGGCCCGACGGCCGCACGGTGGTGCTGCCCCT
This is a stretch of genomic DNA from Deinococcus aquaedulcis. It encodes these proteins:
- a CDS encoding histidine kinase N-terminal 7TM domain-containing diguanylate cyclase is translated as MLAYTPMILPFLASLTLTSGLGAVAAGRPSAAARTFAWLMAGLSVWTLCYVMELSSATLAGKHAWLVAKYLGAAPTPLLWLVFCLHATGREGWLTRPVRAALVGWAALVFAVVCTDSLHHLMWTDLRVVPGEPELQAGHGPFFWAYAAVVYGSIVSSVVLFTRFYHAAQPMFRRQGLLLALGGFVPLAGRMSEDLLGLDLLPHVDEVIFFFLFSAVLFALALFRYGALRLVPIAHHLVIHNIRAGIVVLDLSGWVVDLNPFARELFGLRPGEGVGASSQDVLPSLAAPDAPQTPEEEITLLRGHEPSYFTVQRSPIRGASGQVSGQAVVLFDITARREAEQQLQHLAQTDALTGVPNRRHFTAQAEQLLAQAARDGQPFAVLMLDIDRFKSINDTYGHPAGDEVLRAVARTCQGRLRRSDLFARCGGEEFAALLPATSAAEAEQVAEALREAVEALSVQDAGRPIPVTLSVGLAPGDPALGLGLDAWLAQADDALYAAKVGGRNRVTLAPPALVPAAG
- a CDS encoding M16 family metallopeptidase, giving the protein MPASPPAAHLWTLPGGLRLAFERRRSPGFAFDLRLPVGSAHDPVGLEGAGGVLEEWLFKGAGGRGARALQDAFDDLGVRRGGGVGPEATRLSVSGLQADLRAALALCADVLTQPELPDAELPVLTDLARQDLEGLDDSPADRLAASARQAAFPRPPGSPFAGYAHPVSGTLAGLAALTPGALRAHLARYGQAGAVLGVVADLPPEAVLDLAQTVLGPLRPGQHDTVPATFVRGERAHVPDETAEQTHLSLLAPGVSPQSPDWLPWQVALNALSGGSASRLFHAVREERGLAYAVSAGPVILGGQGFLSVYTGSTPARAAETLAVVQGELARLPRGLEQAEFERARAGLAANLVFGAESLRGRAHALTRDVALFGAVRPVAALRAAVQALTLDRVNAFLAGYHPVQAAAVVTLGPAAPLPLEPTHA
- a CDS encoding M16 family metallopeptidase, translating into MPEPLPFVSHTLPGGLRLLLAPDPEAQTVAAGYFVQTGSREEAAAELGASHFLEHLLFKGSEALSAAELNARLDELGGQVNAFTSEEATVYHAATLPEQTGALLSTLTELMRPALRGADVETERGVILEEIAMYADQPAARLADELRADYWGPHPLGAPILGTPETVGALNAAALARHHRERYGAGRVALVMTGQFDPGAVLAWAQQHLQRWPTGLPAPALTPAVPAHPGGVRVLHDPDLSRVHVASACPGLGAADPLREAAQVLADLIGGENGALYWALIDTGLCDSADLGHLEYQDAGTFEGGFSCDPERAPEALAIYRRVLREAAALITPQAVRRAARKLAVGTLLRAETPQGRLFTLGMEHLATGRTPDTAELVARYEAVTLEAVRDVLRQCPLDRLTVVALGPVEQL
- a CDS encoding menaquinone biosynthetic enzyme MqnA/MqnD family protein, whose product is MTYRAGWIHYTNVAPILDTLALPSGVTAITGVPTEMNAALLSGRVDIANISAVEFIRNADILEALPDFSVAVLGPVYSVNLFHTRPLRHVRRIALTAQSAMSVALLEVLLREWGLSPVLERAEGDAETLLKGGYDGVLRIGDSALREWYGVAGPLTPQTTMTSLPDTGRGITVTDLACAWFDLTGHPFTFAVWAYRKDNPPPPALIQAMREARREGLGHLAAVARRHAPRLGLPERVVQHYLWNFRYHLEAPDRLGLHEFAAKAVPGHAELTFGPRPGPVAASRPYEPTH
- a CDS encoding nuclear transport factor 2 family protein encodes the protein MGTDLDAVLALDDAWNAAYHHGDPARMAAVLAEDWLAFFPDGTAVFKADLLANMNRTPPPGLIFERHASRVYGDAAITRGTLYAGGERVQSFLRVYARRDGGWQAVSVQVVP
- the mqnE gene encoding aminofutalosine synthase MqnE, with protein sequence MKWLSDPALAPIAEKVEAGARLNFDEGMQLFRTRDLNTLMRLADWRKRALHGDKVYFVHSMRLEFTNICYVGCTFCAFAARKGEARAWDYSPEEVVAEVGRRYLPGITELHMSSGHHPNHPWAFYPEMVQRLREAYPDLQVKAFTAAEIEHLSKISKKPTLEVLRDLQAAGLAAMPGGGAEIFADRVRKQVAKNKVKAEKWLQIHAEAHSLGMRTNATMLYGHIETLEERLDHMHRLRELQDDSVARHGGGFHAFIPLAFQPMGNTLAQNLGKTDFTTGLDDLRNLAVARIYLDNFPHIKGYWVMIGSELTQVSLDWGVSDIDGTIQEEHIAHAAGATSPMALSQAGMIRMIQHAGRVPVLRDAYYHELETFPRSAEAAD
- a CDS encoding GGDEF domain-containing protein; translation: MTTHTADAQRQIARYRSLVQVTAALARHARTPDLLRTMHVEVQRLFAMPVTLLARRTPEGGWHCLTLESHNMAEQVLAPRRDGLLERVLGGTLRLENDLPAYLQREGLGVVRVHFRHDLPHTMSWMGVPLQVGGEDVGVLSVQSYDLHAFVPEDLEFLELLGVHLSVALENAALHERIEREARTDPLTGLANRRHFTEQAQATLRRCAHGQPCTLAVVDVQEFKVINDTYGHLAGDQVLVGLAGLLRDLGPGSHAFRLGGDEFAALLPLPLPRAEAQLDDLLGQVAAAAWPVPQPPRLNVGLAAAWPGATLSEWLREADARMYRAKRRRTPRLLDPEEREG